From a single Sinomonas atrocyanea genomic region:
- a CDS encoding AEC family transporter — translation MLGVLEGFAVVWAIIGVGWFCARRRILGEGAQAVLSRLSFFVASPALLLETLAHSDLRAVFSTHLLVIAVSSTAIGIVSLVVFRWLRGRSTPEALIASMSASVANSGNLGIPISVFVLGDASFVAPLLIFQLALFTPSYLLVLDGTTATAKPGLARAAQFVLPIVTNPNIIGSMIGLVLAATHWTPPELIMQPIHLIGGAAIPAMLMAFGISLHGSRPLRADEGRRIDTALASVLKVVVHPFIAFAFARFALGLGGHELFAAVVTAALPTAQNVYIAAQRYRHGIVVAKDTVLITTVVAVPAMAVMAALLS, via the coding sequence ATGCTAGGCGTGCTCGAGGGGTTCGCCGTCGTCTGGGCGATCATCGGCGTCGGATGGTTCTGTGCCCGGCGACGGATCCTCGGCGAGGGCGCACAGGCCGTCCTGAGCCGGCTGTCCTTCTTCGTCGCGAGCCCCGCGCTCCTCCTCGAGACTCTCGCGCACTCGGACCTGCGGGCCGTGTTCTCCACGCACCTGCTCGTCATCGCCGTCAGCTCGACCGCGATCGGGATCGTCTCCCTCGTCGTCTTCAGGTGGCTGAGGGGCCGCAGCACGCCCGAGGCCCTCATCGCCTCCATGAGCGCCTCCGTCGCGAACTCGGGCAACCTGGGCATCCCGATCTCGGTGTTCGTCCTCGGAGACGCGAGCTTCGTGGCGCCGCTGCTGATCTTCCAGCTGGCCCTCTTCACGCCCTCGTACCTGCTCGTCCTCGACGGGACGACGGCGACCGCGAAGCCGGGGCTGGCCCGCGCGGCCCAGTTCGTGCTCCCCATCGTGACGAACCCCAACATCATCGGATCCATGATCGGGCTCGTGCTGGCCGCGACCCACTGGACGCCGCCCGAGCTCATCATGCAGCCGATCCACCTGATCGGCGGTGCCGCGATCCCCGCCATGCTCATGGCCTTCGGCATCTCGCTGCACGGCTCCCGGCCGCTGAGGGCGGACGAGGGCCGTCGCATCGACACCGCGCTCGCCTCGGTGCTCAAGGTCGTGGTCCACCCGTTCATCGCCTTCGCGTTCGCGCGCTTCGCCCTCGGCCTGGGCGGCCACGAGCTGTTCGCCGCCGTCGTGACGGCCGCGCTGCCGACCGCGCAGAACGTCTACATCGCGGCGCAGCGGTACCGGCACGGGATCGTGGTCGCGAAGGACACGGTGCTCATCACCACCGTGGTCGCCGTCCCCGCGATGGCCGTCATGGCGGCGCTGCTCTCCTGA
- a CDS encoding NHL domain-containing thioredoxin family protein, protein MTAESTEEQRSADALRTSRRVRASELGGRAWLNTGGKDLDLAALRGKIVLLDFWTFCCINCLHVLDELRPLEEKYKDVLVTVGVHSPKFEHEADPVALAAAVERYDIHHPVLDDPDLLTWQAYTARAWPTLVVVDPEGYIVAHLSGEGHAGGLGVLIEELVAEHEAKGTLHRGDGPYVAPEPTAGTLRFPGQTVPLENGNYLVVDTGHHRLVELRPDLETVERVIGSGTKGFLDGQAEVAQFNEPQGVAVLPASIAWQTGYEAVVADTVNHRLRGVTLSSGHVQTLAGNGVQRLLDAGPARVNGDGAGTWAKAGPDAGAAAAAGAGAAAADGEPHDVYAGDIEDIGYLGHGTNVSLSSPWDVVWSEKLQKVVVAMAGTHQIFTFDPLTGVVAILAGSGLEGLLDGPAPQAWFAQPSGLAVDPSGDLWVADSETSALRRVRLGDADADGQPAVTVETAVGRGLFDFGFRDGAADTARLQHPLGVAVLPDGSVAVADTYNGAVRRYDPSGRSGDAAEGAGSVTTLARGLAEPADVVVVTPADGEPLLLVTETNRHELALLPIPKDAQQVDEGERQTQRPKTPVAAGPLGLTVRFKAPTGQKLDDRWGDPTQLKVSSTPAELLLAGGGTAQGLARTLELNPEVAEGVLHITARAAACDGAPGEEIPDHAACHLYQQDWGIPVVLREGADSDLVLDLRGLD, encoded by the coding sequence GTGACCGCAGAATCCACCGAGGAACAGCGCAGCGCGGACGCCCTGCGGACCTCCCGCCGGGTCCGGGCCAGCGAGCTCGGCGGCCGCGCCTGGCTCAACACCGGAGGCAAGGACCTCGACCTGGCCGCCCTGCGCGGCAAGATCGTGCTCCTCGACTTCTGGACGTTCTGCTGCATCAACTGCCTCCACGTCCTCGACGAGCTCCGCCCCCTCGAGGAGAAGTACAAGGACGTCCTCGTCACGGTGGGCGTCCACTCGCCCAAGTTCGAGCACGAGGCCGATCCGGTGGCCCTCGCCGCCGCCGTGGAGCGGTACGACATCCACCACCCAGTCCTGGACGACCCGGACCTGCTCACGTGGCAGGCGTACACCGCCCGCGCGTGGCCCACGCTCGTGGTGGTCGACCCCGAGGGCTACATCGTGGCCCACCTCTCCGGCGAGGGGCACGCCGGCGGCCTCGGCGTGCTCATCGAGGAGCTCGTCGCGGAGCACGAGGCCAAGGGCACGCTGCACCGCGGCGACGGCCCCTACGTGGCCCCCGAGCCCACGGCCGGCACCCTGCGGTTCCCCGGCCAGACCGTGCCGCTCGAGAACGGCAACTACCTCGTGGTCGACACCGGCCACCACCGCCTCGTCGAGCTCCGCCCCGACCTCGAGACGGTCGAGCGCGTGATCGGCTCCGGCACAAAGGGCTTCCTCGACGGGCAGGCCGAGGTCGCCCAGTTCAACGAGCCGCAGGGCGTCGCCGTCCTGCCGGCCTCCATCGCCTGGCAGACCGGCTACGAGGCGGTCGTCGCGGACACCGTCAACCACCGCCTCCGCGGCGTGACCCTCAGCTCGGGCCACGTGCAGACCCTCGCCGGCAACGGGGTCCAGCGACTCCTCGACGCCGGGCCCGCCCGGGTCAACGGCGACGGCGCCGGCACCTGGGCGAAGGCCGGCCCGGACGCGGGCGCGGCGGCCGCGGCGGGCGCCGGTGCGGCTGCCGCGGACGGCGAGCCCCATGACGTCTACGCCGGCGACATCGAGGACATCGGCTACCTGGGCCACGGCACCAACGTGTCCCTCTCCTCGCCCTGGGACGTGGTCTGGAGCGAGAAGCTGCAGAAGGTCGTCGTCGCGATGGCCGGCACTCACCAGATCTTCACCTTCGACCCGCTCACGGGCGTCGTGGCGATCCTCGCCGGCTCCGGCCTCGAGGGCCTGCTCGACGGCCCCGCCCCGCAGGCCTGGTTCGCCCAGCCCTCCGGCCTCGCCGTGGATCCCTCGGGGGACCTGTGGGTTGCCGACTCGGAGACGTCCGCGCTGCGGCGCGTGCGCCTCGGCGATGCGGACGCGGACGGCCAGCCGGCGGTCACGGTCGAGACCGCCGTGGGCCGCGGCCTGTTCGACTTCGGCTTCCGGGACGGCGCCGCGGACACGGCACGCCTCCAGCACCCGCTCGGCGTCGCCGTCCTCCCCGACGGCTCCGTGGCCGTGGCCGACACCTACAACGGCGCCGTGCGCCGCTACGACCCCTCCGGCAGGAGCGGGGACGCCGCCGAGGGCGCCGGGAGCGTGACGACCCTCGCCCGCGGGCTCGCCGAGCCGGCCGACGTCGTGGTGGTCACGCCCGCCGACGGGGAGCCGCTGCTCCTGGTCACCGAGACGAACCGGCACGAGCTGGCCCTCCTGCCGATCCCGAAGGACGCCCAACAGGTCGACGAGGGCGAGCGCCAGACGCAGCGTCCCAAGACCCCCGTGGCCGCCGGGCCCCTCGGGCTCACCGTGCGGTTCAAGGCCCCCACCGGCCAGAAGCTCGACGACCGCTGGGGCGACCCCACGCAGCTGAAGGTCTCCTCCACCCCGGCCGAGCTGCTCCTCGCGGGCGGCGGCACCGCCCAGGGGCTCGCGCGCACGCTCGAGCTCAACCCCGAGGTGGCCGAGGGCGTCCTGCACATCACCGCCCGCGCCGCCGCCTGCGACGGCGCCCCCGGCGAGGAGATCCCCGACCACGCCGCCTGCCACCTGTACCAGCAGGACTGGGGGATCCCCGTGGTGCTGCGGGAAGGCGCCGACTCGGACCTGGTCCTGGACCTCCGCGGCCTCGACTGA
- a CDS encoding cytochrome c oxidase assembly protein: protein MPRSALPARPPAVTPAPTGPAGLGRGWSIAALAVAVAAVVAGLLFSGAAAARQVLDPGALVRWGLPIATTVLNLSLALVIGGITFAVGILPHSARPRRSHGGTADAGPVGPEAASPDASGATDEHPAFSRALRAATGGAVAWTLSAIAVLVFTHSDLVGQPLSGGSDYTNQLVYFMTNLDVGRAWLATVIIAAVVATLLVAVRSLTGLALTGILAVIGLVPMALIGHSASSSDHEGAVNSLFLHLVGAALWVGGIAVLALLGRTLAGGPDRRDRTGAAAGAGRGRGVVRAADATEATLRRFSALALFAFLLVVASGVINALIRLPDLGALFTSAYGQLILAKATLAVVLGGIGFMHRQWVIPQLGRGASARRVLWQLIGVEAVVMGVVSGLAVALSRSAPPEPTTYAPDASPAFILTGYELPPELTPSRWLTEWRADWLWVAVALFGAVTYALGMVKVARRGDSWHWARAMSWFAGLIVLTYITSGPPAVYGRVLFSAHMVDHMMLTMVAPIFLVLGSPVTLALKALTPRRDGSRGLREWLLVFVHSKWSQLVTHPLFAAANFAGSIILFYYSDLFGYAMRDHVGHELMNLHFTLTGYIFVLTMIGSDPLPRRSPYPLRLVLLLATMAFHAFFGVTLMGSNVLLEPSFFGNLGRTWGASAIVDQQTGGGVAWGIGEIPTLVVAIGVAVMWSKSDDRETRRRDRAADRNHDADLDAYNAMFTRLQERDEAQGR from the coding sequence GTGCCACGTTCTGCCCTCCCTGCCCGTCCGCCCGCCGTCACCCCCGCACCCACGGGTCCAGCGGGCCTCGGACGGGGGTGGTCCATCGCGGCACTCGCCGTTGCCGTCGCCGCGGTCGTGGCCGGCCTCCTCTTCTCCGGCGCGGCCGCCGCCCGCCAGGTCCTCGACCCCGGGGCGCTCGTGCGCTGGGGGCTCCCCATCGCCACGACGGTGCTCAATCTCTCGCTCGCCCTCGTGATCGGCGGCATCACGTTCGCGGTCGGGATCCTCCCGCACTCCGCGCGGCCCCGGCGCTCCCATGGGGGGACGGCCGACGCCGGCCCTGTCGGCCCCGAGGCCGCGTCGCCGGACGCTTCGGGCGCCACCGACGAGCACCCCGCGTTCTCCCGCGCCCTGCGCGCGGCGACGGGCGGCGCCGTGGCGTGGACCCTCAGCGCCATCGCGGTGCTGGTCTTCACGCACTCCGACCTCGTCGGGCAGCCACTCTCCGGCGGCTCGGACTACACGAACCAGCTCGTGTACTTCATGACGAACCTCGACGTGGGCAGGGCATGGCTGGCCACCGTGATCATCGCCGCCGTGGTCGCCACGCTCCTGGTCGCCGTCCGCTCGCTCACCGGGCTCGCCCTCACCGGCATCCTCGCCGTGATCGGCCTGGTCCCCATGGCGCTGATCGGCCACTCCGCAAGCTCGAGCGACCACGAGGGCGCCGTCAACTCGCTCTTCCTGCACTTGGTGGGCGCCGCCCTTTGGGTCGGCGGCATCGCGGTCCTGGCCCTGCTGGGGCGCACCCTCGCCGGAGGGCCCGACCGCAGGGACCGCACGGGTGCCGCAGCCGGCGCGGGCCGGGGACGCGGCGTCGTGCGTGCGGCCGACGCGACCGAGGCGACCCTGCGGCGGTTCTCCGCGCTCGCGCTCTTCGCCTTCCTGCTCGTGGTGGCCTCCGGCGTCATCAACGCCCTGATCCGCCTGCCCGACCTCGGGGCCCTGTTCACCTCCGCCTACGGCCAGCTCATCCTCGCGAAGGCCACCCTCGCCGTGGTGCTCGGCGGCATCGGATTCATGCACCGCCAGTGGGTCATCCCGCAGCTGGGGCGCGGCGCCTCCGCCCGGCGCGTGCTGTGGCAGCTGATCGGGGTCGAAGCCGTGGTCATGGGCGTGGTCTCCGGCCTCGCCGTCGCGCTCTCCCGCTCCGCCCCGCCGGAGCCGACCACCTACGCGCCCGATGCCTCCCCCGCGTTCATCCTCACCGGCTACGAGCTCCCGCCCGAGCTGACCCCCTCGCGCTGGCTGACCGAGTGGCGCGCGGACTGGCTCTGGGTCGCCGTGGCCCTGTTCGGCGCGGTCACCTACGCGCTCGGTATGGTCAAGGTGGCCCGGCGCGGGGACTCCTGGCACTGGGCGCGGGCAATGTCCTGGTTCGCGGGGCTGATCGTGCTCACGTACATCACGAGCGGGCCGCCCGCGGTGTACGGGCGGGTGCTGTTCTCCGCGCACATGGTGGACCACATGATGCTCACCATGGTCGCGCCGATCTTCCTCGTGCTCGGCTCGCCCGTGACCCTGGCCCTCAAGGCCCTCACACCGCGGCGCGACGGCAGCCGGGGGCTGCGCGAGTGGCTGCTCGTGTTCGTGCACTCGAAGTGGTCCCAGCTCGTCACGCACCCGCTGTTCGCGGCCGCGAACTTCGCGGGCTCGATCATCCTGTTCTACTACTCGGACCTGTTCGGGTACGCGATGCGCGACCACGTGGGCCACGAGCTCATGAACCTGCACTTCACCCTCACCGGGTACATCTTCGTGCTCACCATGATCGGCTCCGACCCGCTCCCGCGGCGCTCCCCGTACCCGCTCCGGCTCGTGCTGCTGCTCGCCACCATGGCCTTCCACGCGTTCTTCGGCGTGACTCTCATGGGCTCCAACGTCCTGCTCGAGCCGAGCTTCTTCGGCAACCTGGGCAGGACGTGGGGCGCGTCGGCGATCGTCGACCAGCAGACCGGCGGCGGCGTCGCCTGGGGGATCGGTGAGATCCCGACCCTGGTCGTGGCGATCGGCGTGGCGGTCATGTGGTCCAAGTCCGACGACCGTGAGACCCGCCGCCGCGACCGCGCCGCAGACCGCAACCACGACGCCGACCTCGACGCCTACAACGCCATGTTCACCCGCCTCCAGGAGCGCGACGAGGCCCAGGGCCGCTAG
- a CDS encoding HU family DNA-binding protein, producing the protein MAKNRSELVAEVAGKTSLSQAAVNGVLDALFEVFETSVSKGEKVSIPGWLAVERTERAARTGRNPQTGAAIEIPAGHSVKLTAGSKLKAAASGK; encoded by the coding sequence ATGGCTAAGAACCGTAGCGAGCTGGTTGCAGAGGTCGCCGGCAAGACCAGCCTCAGCCAGGCTGCAGTCAACGGTGTGCTCGACGCACTGTTCGAGGTCTTCGAGACCTCCGTTTCCAAGGGTGAGAAGGTCAGCATCCCCGGCTGGCTCGCCGTCGAGCGCACCGAGCGTGCCGCCCGCACCGGCCGCAACCCGCAGACCGGCGCCGCGATCGAGATCCCGGCTGGCCACAGCGTCAAGCTGACCGCCGGCTCCAAGCTGAAGGCCGCTGCCTCCGGCAAGTAG
- a CDS encoding aminoglycoside phosphotransferase family protein: MPDATPLTPPQRAVVDAWFPGWVLEEDLSWGLQGIAVLRLRTAGGPVVVKASETKHHLIREARAHRQMTGPLLALTPPRAARLLHADTRAGVVAASWLPGNLVAGSPHERSPEVFRQAGELLARVHVPREQTTGYDAAVLNKVDDFLARAAGLAPPGHLRAAERLAAAHRSAPRWLSATHGDYTPRNWVVDGDPAAGGLVHVIDWGRSGYRPWVTDLVRLEHQWFQPSQDAGSGSTGDGGEQDGAGHDGGGLRAAFYAGYGREPAEESDSWRLDNILQALGTIVWSREVGDAAFEEEGRRMLARVVDWFA, encoded by the coding sequence GTGCCCGATGCGACGCCCCTGACTCCGCCCCAGCGGGCGGTCGTCGACGCGTGGTTCCCCGGCTGGGTCCTCGAGGAGGACCTCTCGTGGGGGCTCCAAGGCATCGCGGTGCTGCGCCTGAGGACGGCGGGCGGCCCGGTGGTCGTCAAGGCCTCCGAGACGAAGCACCACCTCATCCGGGAGGCCCGCGCGCACCGGCAGATGACCGGCCCGCTCCTGGCCCTGACGCCGCCCCGCGCCGCACGCCTGCTCCACGCGGACACGCGGGCGGGGGTCGTCGCGGCCTCGTGGCTCCCGGGGAACCTCGTCGCGGGAAGCCCGCACGAGCGCTCGCCCGAGGTGTTCCGGCAGGCCGGCGAGCTCCTGGCCCGCGTGCACGTGCCCCGGGAGCAGACCACGGGCTACGACGCCGCCGTCCTGAACAAGGTCGACGACTTCCTCGCCCGCGCGGCCGGCCTCGCGCCGCCCGGGCACCTGCGCGCCGCTGAGCGCCTCGCGGCCGCACACCGCAGCGCGCCCCGCTGGCTGTCCGCGACCCACGGGGACTACACGCCGCGGAACTGGGTCGTGGACGGCGACCCGGCCGCCGGCGGCCTCGTGCACGTGATCGACTGGGGCCGCTCGGGCTACCGGCCCTGGGTCACCGACCTCGTCCGCCTCGAGCACCAGTGGTTCCAGCCCTCCCAGGATGCAGGCTCCGGCTCGACCGGAGACGGCGGCGAGCAGGACGGTGCCGGGCACGACGGCGGCGGGCTGCGGGCGGCGTTCTACGCCGGCTACGGCCGCGAGCCGGCCGAGGAGTCGGACTCGTGGCGGCTGGACAATATCCTGCAGGCCCTTGGGACCATCGTGTGGTCCCGCGAGGTGGGTGACGCCGCGTTCGAGGAGGAGGGGCGGCGCATGCTGGCCCGCGTCGTCGACTGGTTCGCCTAG
- a CDS encoding ABC transporter permease subunit — protein MLTSVLLKTLRDQSRALLGWAAALIVIVAMYVAIWPSIRDQPSMNAFLDQMPDALRNLFAMSGADMSTPVGYIKIELLSFMGPIAVLLYAIGTGVGAIAGEEERHTLEFLLAAPVGRPRIVLEKAAAMAVGTAFLVVVMGAALLWEGTWTGMDLPADRVFAAMAHLGLLGLVFGSFGLALSAATGRPGLSRGLPVAVAVLAYAVSGLGGVVDWLKPLQKYSPFYQYSGHDPLVNGLDWPSVGIAAATAAVLVAAAVVGFRRRDTAV, from the coding sequence ATGCTGACCAGCGTGCTGCTCAAGACGCTGCGTGACCAGTCGAGGGCCCTCCTCGGGTGGGCGGCAGCCCTTATCGTCATCGTCGCGATGTACGTGGCCATCTGGCCCAGCATCCGGGACCAGCCGTCCATGAACGCCTTCCTGGACCAGATGCCGGACGCCCTCCGCAACCTCTTCGCCATGTCGGGCGCCGACATGTCCACCCCGGTCGGCTACATCAAGATCGAGCTCCTGTCCTTCATGGGGCCGATCGCCGTCCTCCTCTATGCCATCGGCACGGGAGTCGGCGCGATCGCGGGGGAGGAGGAGCGCCACACGCTCGAGTTCCTGCTCGCCGCGCCGGTCGGCCGGCCGCGGATCGTGCTCGAGAAGGCGGCGGCCATGGCCGTCGGGACCGCGTTCCTCGTGGTGGTGATGGGCGCCGCCCTGCTGTGGGAGGGCACCTGGACGGGCATGGACCTGCCCGCAGACCGCGTCTTCGCCGCGATGGCCCACTTGGGGCTGCTCGGCCTCGTGTTCGGCTCCTTCGGGCTCGCGCTGTCCGCCGCCACGGGGCGGCCCGGCCTCAGCAGGGGCCTCCCCGTCGCCGTGGCCGTCCTCGCCTACGCGGTCAGCGGCCTCGGTGGGGTGGTCGACTGGCTGAAGCCCCTCCAGAAGTACTCGCCGTTCTACCAGTACTCGGGACATGACCCGCTCGTGAACGGCCTCGACTGGCCGAGCGTGGGCATCGCGGCCGCGACCGCGGCGGTGCTCGTCGCGGCCGCCGTGGTCGGGTTCCGGCGCCGGGACACCGCGGTCTAG
- a CDS encoding ABC transporter ATP-binding protein, with protein sequence MRTDVPVVLDGLTKRFHRTTALDAVSLEIEPGEVFGYLGPNGAGKTTTMRMLVGMLRPSAGSARVYGLDTWRQAVAVHRAVGYVPGEPALYPRLTGLEHIDYLSHLRGRADRPMARAVAERLGLDLTRRSRTLSRGNRQKLAIVLALMSAPRLLILDEPTSGLDPLVQREFHALLREHTQGGGAVLLSSHILGDVQRVADRIGVVREGRLVAVERLADLSGKSLHHVRASFADGVRAEDFGGIPGVRDLELRGSILTCSAPQSALDVLLKRVSGHAVLDFECAEAELDEMFLAYYSGDGHADQRAAQDAA encoded by the coding sequence ATGCGCACGGACGTGCCGGTCGTCCTCGACGGCCTGACCAAGCGGTTCCATCGGACCACGGCCCTCGATGCCGTGAGCCTCGAGATCGAGCCCGGGGAGGTCTTCGGGTACCTGGGGCCGAACGGCGCCGGGAAGACCACCACGATGAGGATGCTGGTGGGGATGCTGCGCCCCTCCGCCGGCTCCGCGCGGGTGTACGGACTCGACACCTGGCGGCAGGCGGTCGCCGTCCACCGCGCGGTCGGATACGTGCCCGGGGAGCCGGCGCTCTATCCGCGGCTCACGGGGCTCGAGCACATCGACTACCTCAGCCACCTCCGGGGCCGCGCCGACCGTCCCATGGCCCGTGCCGTCGCCGAGCGGCTCGGGCTGGACCTGACGCGGCGCAGCCGCACGCTCTCGCGCGGCAACCGCCAGAAGCTGGCCATCGTGCTCGCCCTCATGTCCGCTCCCCGCCTCCTCATCCTCGACGAGCCGACGAGCGGGCTCGACCCGCTGGTCCAGCGCGAGTTCCACGCCCTGCTGCGCGAGCACACCCAAGGAGGCGGCGCCGTCCTCCTCTCCTCCCACATCCTGGGCGACGTCCAGCGCGTCGCCGACCGGATCGGCGTCGTGCGGGAAGGCCGGCTGGTCGCGGTCGAGCGCCTCGCCGACCTCAGCGGGAAGTCGCTCCACCACGTGCGGGCCTCGTTCGCGGACGGGGTGCGGGCCGAGGACTTCGGGGGCATCCCGGGCGTGCGGGACCTGGAGCTGCGGGGCTCGATTTTGACGTGCAGCGCCCCGCAGTCGGCCCTCGACGTCCTGCTCAAGCGCGTCAGCGGCCATGCTGTGCTCGACTTCGAATGCGCCGAGGCGGAGCTCGACGAGATGTTCCTGGCCTACTACTCAGGAGACGGCCATGCTGACCAGCGTGCTGCTCAAGACGCTGCGTGA